One Schistosoma mansoni, WGS project CABG00000000 data, chromosome 1 unplaced supercontig 0010, strain Puerto Rico, whole genome shotgun sequence DNA window includes the following coding sequences:
- a CDS encoding tripartite motif protein trim9, putative, translating into MKPVLGSSASSLMSASSSGSTGGGQASAGQHTIAATLTAVHKMDSELRCPSCRRFFQCPLLLPCGHSLCNLCAAGALLPASEPSIAASIAAALQLTTAETFSPASGPPQSSSSSSSTTGSSIGCPSTSNSQGNTQTMGCTSIIPSDSDQMSVVSETDSGVIVSSRPGSYVGRLPVVICSSTSGLGPSQTYSISSSSISLVSSGLICPICNHVVGLFDDKGLSHLPRNRALERIISKFVESNKTETTEQNCLATFWCEQCEIFYCTRCREKCHPARGPLNRHALHSATEGVEIIRQKQRNQPTPCMSHLNIIPNLYCVNCHIPVCNECISNDNSQTFETHSKHEILPLIGVCKSRKVSENISK; encoded by the exons ATGAAGCCTGTTCTGGGTTCTTCTGCTTCAAGCCTCATGAGTGCATCAAGTAGTGGAAGCACTGGTGGTGGACAGGCCTCAGCTGGTCAACACACTATAGCGGCTACACTTACAGCTGTGCATAAAATGGATTCCGAATTACGTTGCCCATCTTGTAGGCGATTTTTCCAATGTCCTTTATTGTTACCATGTGGACATTCCCTGTGCAATTTATGTGCAGCTGGAGCTCTACTTCCTGCTAGTGAACCAAGCATAGCGGCATCGATTGCAGCAGCTCTACAATTAACAACAGCTGAGACATTTAGTCCTGCTAGTGGTCCCCCTCAATCCTCATCCTCGTCTTCATCGACAACAGGAAGTAGTATCGGTTGTCCCAGTACTTCTAACTCACAAGGAAACACACAAACTATGGGTTGCACTTCCATCATACCTTCAGATTCTGATCAAATGAGTGTTGTTAGCGAAACAGATTCTGGTGTAATTGTTAGCAGTCGACCAGGTAGTTATGTGGGAAGATTGCCCGTTGTAATATGTTCATCAACCTCAGGTTTAGGTCCGAGTCAAACCTACAGTATCTCTTCATCTTCAATAAGTCTAGTATCAAGTGGCTTAATATGTCCCATATGTAACCACGTCGTTGGTCTTTTTGATGATAAGGGATTAAGTCATCTCCCGAGAAACCGTGCTCTTGAACGGATAATATCTAAATTTGTAG AAAGCAATAAGACTGAAACGACTGAACAAAATTGTTTAGCAACATTTTGGTGTGAACAAtgtgaaatattttattgtacACGATGTCGTGAAAAGTGTCATCCAGCTCGTGGACCATTAAATCGTCATGCATTACATTCAGCAACTGAAGGTGTAGAAATAATTAGACAAAAACAACGTAATCAACCTACACCATGTATGTCACATTTAAATATAATACCAAATCTTTATTGTGTTAATTGTCATATACCAGTGTGTAATGAGTGCATAAGTAATgataattcacaaacatttgaAACACATTCAAAACATGAAATACTTCCGTTGATTGGAGTCTGTAAATCACGGAAAGTAAGTGaaaatattagtaaataa